The following proteins are co-located in the Vigna angularis cultivar LongXiaoDou No.4 chromosome 2, ASM1680809v1, whole genome shotgun sequence genome:
- the LOC108329281 gene encoding ferritin, chloroplastic (The RefSeq protein has 1 substitution compared to this genomic sequence): MALAPSKVSPFSGFSLSDCVGGAARNPTCSVSLSFLNKKGESRNLGVSASTAPLTGVIFEPFEEVKKEELAVPTAPQVSLARQYYADDCEPAINEQINVEYNASYVYHSLFAYFDRDNVALKGFAKFFKESSEEEREHAEKLMKYQNTRGGRVVLHSIKNVPSEFEHVEKGDALHAMELALSLEKLVNEKLRSVHSVADRNNDPQLADFIESEFLSEQVEAIKKISEYVAQLRRVGKGHGVWHFDQSLLHDGHAA, translated from the exons ATGGCCCTCGCTCCTTCTAAAGTTTCTCCCTTTTCTGGGTTCTCCCTCTCAGACTGTGTTGGGGGTGCCGCGAGAAACCCAACTTGTTCTGTTTCTTTGAGTTTTCTGAATAAGAAAGGGGAAAGCAGAAACCTTGGGGTTTCTGCCTCAACTGCGCCTCTCACTGGGGTGATCTTTGAACCCTTTGAGGAGGTTAAGAAGGAAGAGCTCGCTGTTCCCACTGCTCCACAGGTTTCGTTGGCTCGTCAGTATTACGCTGATGATTGCGAATCTGCGATTAACGAGCAGATTAA TGTGGAATACAATGCTTCCTATGTGTACCACTCCTTGTTTGCATACTTTGACAGGGACAACGTAGCTCTCAAGGGATTTGCCAA GTTCTTCAAGGAATCtagtgaagaagaaagagagcaTGCTGAAAAGCTTATGAAATATCAG AACACTCGTGGTGGAAGAGTTGTTCTTCACTCCATCAAGAATGTACCCTCAGAATTTGAGCATGTGGAAAAGGGGGATGCATTACATG CAATGGAATTAGCTTTGTCTTTGGAGAAGTTGGTGAATGAGAAACTTCGGAGTGTGCACAGT GTGGCAGATCGCAACAATGACCCTCAATTGGCTGACTTCATAGAAAGCGAGTTTCTGTCTGAACAG GTTGAAGCAATTAAGAAGATATCAGAGTATGTGGCTCAACTGAGGAGGGTCGGAAAGGGTCACG GTGTGTGGCACTTTGATCAAAGTCTTCTTCATGATGGACATGCTGCTTGA